The Longimicrobiales bacterium genome contains the following window.
ATCGCGTCGCACAGCCCCGCGATCATGTTCATGAACGAGATGCGCGTCGCCAGCATCGCGTTGGCCGCGTACTTCGTGATCTCCGCCGACTGCACGTCCATGAAGAGAATGGGGTTGCCGGTCCGGACGAACGGCGCATACAGCTCCGCCAGCGCACTGCGCGCATAGTCACTGTCCGTCCCGATGACGACGCGGTCCGGCTTCATGAAGTCGTCGACCGCCGCACCCTCCTTCAGGAACTCCGGATTGGAGCAGACGTGCACGGGCATCCCCGAGTGCTTCTCGATCTCCGCCCGCACCTTGGCCGCCGTCCCGACCGGTACCGTGCTCTTCGTGGTGACGATCTTCTCGCCATTCATGTTGCGACCGATCGTTTCCGCCACCTCGAGCACGTGCTTCAGGTCCGCGCTCCCGTCCTCCCCGGGCGGCGTGCCCACCGCAATGAAGATGATGTCCGACTCCCGCACGCACTCGGCCACATCCGTCGTGAACCGCAGCCGCTCATCCTCCTGGTTGCGCACGACGAGGTCCTCCAGCCCCGGCTCGTAGATCGGGATCTCCCCCTTCTTCAGCCGCGCGATCTTGCCCTCGTCGACATCCGCACAGATCACATCATTCCCCGCATCGGCCAGACACGCCCCGACCACCAGCCCGACATAGCCGGTTCCTATCACACCAACGCGCATGCGTCCTCGCTTCTCATGTTGCTATGGGTTTGCCCTGGATCTCTGGCTCTTCTTCTCACACCGAGGTCACAGGGGACACAATGGGCACAGAGTTACTGCAGTTGAACGTTCTCACCGGACAGATCCTGGACAGCGCCTTCCGTATTCACTCGCTGCTCGGTCCAGGACTGCTCGAGTCTGTTTACGAGACGCTGCTCGCCCGGGACCTCATCGCGCTGGGCCTGAAAGTAGAACGACAGAAGCCCGTCTCCTTCGAGTTCGACGGCGTGCGCTTCCGGGATGCGTTCAGGGTCGATCTGCTGGTGGAGCGGTCGGTGGTCGTCGAGATCAAGTCAGTGACTGCACTCGGCCCTGCGCACCACAAACAGCTCCTGACCTACCTGCGGCTGCTCGACTGCCGCCTGGGGCTGCTCCTGAACTTCGGAGCGCCCCATCTGCGCGATGGTATCAAGCGCGTCGCCAACTGACTCCCTATCCGCTGTGTCCACGGTGGCCGCTGTGACCTCTGTGTGAACTCAGGCACCCGCACCGTGGCACTTCTTGTACTTCTTGCCCGAGCCGCAGGGGCACGGATCGTTGCGGCCGATCGGCTTTTCCGCCGAGGCCGGTGCGCCCCTGGCTGCACCGCCGTCGCCGCGGTTGGTCTGCAGCCGCGAGACATCCGTGGGCTGCGCGACGCGGCCCATGCCGGCAATGGCCGGCGCCGCGGCGGCAGCACCGACCGGCGCGGCCCTGCGCGCGCCGCCCATGGCCGCGGCGATCGCGTCGCGGGGCTGCTCCTCGCGCTCGGCCTGCGGCGGGTGGGCAGGCGAGGTCGGCTGCACGTCGCTCGGTCCGCTCAGCGTCAGCTCGCGCGGCGGCGGCGCGGGGCGCCGCTGCTGGCGGGGCACCTCGAGCGTGGCGCGGAACGCGAACGAGCTGACCTGCTTCCTGATGTCGCGCATCAGGTCGACGAACATCGTGTAGGCTTCCTGCTTGTACTCGATCAGCGGGTCCTTCTGACCCCAGCCGCGGAAGCCGATCGACGCCTTCAGGTGATCCAGGTCATAGAGGTGGTCGCGCCACTTCTGGTCGATCACGCTGAGCATCACGAAGCTCAGGATGCGGTCGCGCATCTCGCCGAAGCTCTCGAGCTTGCGCTTGAACGCGGCGCGCGCGCTGGCGAGCACGATCTCGACGAGCCGGTCGCGGTCGTCGATGTCGTGTTCCGCGCCCTCCTGCTGCGGCAACTCCTCGACCACCAGGAAGTAGTCGATCACCAGGCGCTGACGCAGCGCGGCCAGGTCCCACGTGTCGGGGTGCGAATCCTCGGGGGCGTAATCCAGGATGGACGTCTCGAGCGCATGCTCGACCATCTCCCAGATTTCGCCCTTCAGGTCCTCGCCGCCCTCGAGCGCGAACAGGCGCAGGTCGTAGATGACCTCGCGCTGCTGGTTCATCACGTCGTCGTACTCGAGCAGCCGCTTGCGCTGCTCGAAGTTCTGCATCTCGACGCGGCGCTGCGCACTGCCGATCGAGCGCGTCACCAGCGCGTGCGTGATGACCTCGCCCTCCTGCGCGCCCATCCGCTCCATGATGCCGGCGATGCGGTCGGACGCGAACAGGCGCATCAGGTCGTCTTCCAGTGACAGGAAGAACTGCGATGCGCCCGGGTCGCCCTGGCGGCCGGCGCGGCCGCGGAGCTGGCGGTCGATGCGGCGCGACTCGTGCCGCTCGGAGCCGATGATGTGCAGGCCGCCGGGCTCGACGACGTCGTCGTCGCTCAGCTTCGCCGGATCCGTCTCGCGCGTCGGATCCGCGGAGCGCGCCACGGCGTCGAGGTCGACACCCTTGGCCTTGAGCCAGCCGACGGTGCGGTCCTCCTTCACCGTTGCACCGAGTTTGATGTCGGTACCACGGCCGGCCATGTTCGTCGCGATCGTGACGGCGCCCGGCTGGCCGGCGCGCGCGACGATCTGCGCTTCCTGCTCGTGGTACTTCGCGTTCAGCACGCTGTGCGGGATGCCGCGTCGCTTGAGCATGCGCGACAGCGTTTCCGACACGTCGACCGATACCGTACCCACGAGAACGGGCAGCTCCATCCTGTTGAGCCGCTCGATCTCGTCCATCATCGCGTTGAATTTCTCGCGCTTGGTCCGGTAGATCAGGTCCTGGCGGTCGTCACGCGCGATCGGCCGGTTGGTCGGGATGACCATGACCTCGAGACCGTAGATCGAGTGGAACTCGCCCTCCTCGGTCTCGGCCGTACCCGTCATGCCAGCCAGCTTGTCGTACATGCGGAAGTAGTTCTGGATCGTGATCGTCGCGAGCGTCTGCGTCTCGCCGCGCACCGACACGTTCTCCTTCGCTTCCACCGCCTGGTGCAGCCCGTCGCTCCAGCGACGTCCCGCCATCTTACGGCCGGTGAACTCGTCGACGATGATGACCTCACCACCCTCGACGATGTACTGCTCGTCGCGGTTGTAGAGCGCGTACGCCTTCAGCAGCTGGTGGATCGCGTGGATCTTCTGGCTCTTCTCCGCGTACTCGCGCTCGAGCGTCTGGATGCGCTCGCGCTTCTCGTCGATGGACAGGTCCGGGTCGTGCTCCACGCGCCCGACCGCTTCTGACAGGTCCGGTACGACGAAGGCCTCCGGATCCGAGGG
Protein-coding sequences here:
- a CDS encoding UDP-glucose/GDP-mannose dehydrogenase family protein, producing the protein MRVGVIGTGYVGLVVGACLADAGNDVICADVDEGKIARLKKGEIPIYEPGLEDLVVRNQEDERLRFTTDVAECVRESDIIFIAVGTPPGEDGSADLKHVLEVAETIGRNMNGEKIVTTKSTVPVGTAAKVRAEIEKHSGMPVHVCSNPEFLKEGAAVDDFMKPDRVVIGTDSDYARSALAELYAPFVRTGNPILFMDVQSAEITKYAANAMLATRISFMNMIAGLCDAIGANVDHVRKGVGSDPRIGNSFLFPGCGYGGSCFPKDVTALIRTLDDMDVDSGILDAVEKVNFGQKRLLLRHLDERLGTDLGGVTIGVWGLAFKPETDDMREAPSITVVNGLLERGATVRVHDPVATDIARGIFGDRVEYAEGNYDVLPDASALLILTDWKQYRSPAFGRIRTAMKRPLILDGRNLYDPQRMGQLGFEYVSIGRPSSTPVAVAAGQ
- a CDS encoding GxxExxY protein; the encoded protein is MGTELLQLNVLTGQILDSAFRIHSLLGPGLLESVYETLLARDLIALGLKVERQKPVSFEFDGVRFRDAFRVDLLVERSVVVEIKSVTALGPAHHKQLLTYLRLLDCRLGLLLNFGAPHLRDGIKRVAN
- a CDS encoding SEC-C metal-binding domain-containing protein, with product PSDPEAFVVPDLSEAVGRVEHDPDLSIDEKRERIQTLEREYAEKSQKIHAIHQLLKAYALYNRDEQYIVEGGEVIIVDEFTGRKMAGRRWSDGLHQAVEAKENVSVRGETQTLATITIQNYFRMYDKLAGMTGTAETEEGEFHSIYGLEVMVIPTNRPIARDDRQDLIYRTKREKFNAMMDEIERLNRMELPVLVGTVSVDVSETLSRMLKRRGIPHSVLNAKYHEQEAQIVARAGQPGAVTIATNMAGRGTDIKLGATVKEDRTVGWLKAKGVDLDAVARSADPTRETDPAKLSDDDVVEPGGLHIIGSERHESRRIDRQLRGRAGRQGDPGASQFFLSLEDDLMRLFASDRIAGIMERMGAQEGEVITHALVTRSIGSAQRRVEMQNFEQRKRLLEYDDVMNQQREVIYDLRLFALEGGEDLKGEIWEMVEHALETSILDYAPEDSHPDTWDLAALRQRLVIDYFLVVEELPQQEGAEHDIDDRDRLVEIVLASARAAFKRKLESFGEMRDRILSFVMLSVIDQKWRDHLYDLDHLKASIGFRGWGQKDPLIEYKQEAYTMFVDLMRDIRKQVSSFAFRATLEVPRQQRRPAPPPRELTLSGPSDVQPTSPAHPPQAEREEQPRDAIAAAMGGARRAAPVGAAAAAPAIAGMGRVAQPTDVSRLQTNRGDGGAARGAPASAEKPIGRNDPCPCGSGKKYKKCHGAGA